The following proteins come from a genomic window of Nostoc sp. ATCC 53789:
- a CDS encoding ATP-binding protein, whose amino-acid sequence MDLYIPLDTKIAISIKGVEAINKVAESESISVKLQEAISVKHDFFYYLFDFGSEQEYERFQACLDSHQPVGIFLIPQVEDFFSDIVVKIFNYELIRKYQYGGYTSTPKSATRKIPTSLASDKDCDDEQESSISDANIFQFHRSTMTSIILGNTGLELLDSEKFDQQFEQISLSANKYNSEQFFILFHCPSVLEIQAHQQEDALGYLVDRVASKIPFTFTLRCKYPNEASLEHKEEVYAHFRLLLELPYYQIEEDDASLRDYFVDLQKAQIQAESQLFLKIKPEHFYSLKWQQESKEYIYLKYFAIKTLENLGYELSNIGCEVELTSKDEETPDEDTSDDYEEYQSEIIEVYVKNQVVVEIETLKYQEFQDNNLFLDPLKRVLRKSKVWPNKLESLWLVIPGFEIARNYYQLKKAKEILEYKLSGYYGDRFQVVIMAPDYEKHQLVPVSFDSIEYPSFEYGVKKPSLLQAYPVTNRVKEFKLDFSQVKGLNEEKDKLDKLLKLQSKGHKGSIGGILFYGLPGCGKTLLANAFANESGRYFFKFSPADIVSVWIGQSQKNIRDIFAQAKKKAPSVLFIDELDSIGFNRNEDNAHTDQKATINQLLIELNNLQNSDVIVIAATNYLSGIDSALKRSGRLDWKIPIFPPSQTERIELFIHYLSKIDMNQLVNFEMLAEKSMKFTSSDIELVCREVRNAILLEEISSALTTSDVITYINNLQDGGLSLNQEQVKEFLEECKRMSVKNPKLETLKLEWDLY is encoded by the coding sequence TTGGATTTGTATATTCCGCTAGATACAAAAATTGCTATTTCTATTAAGGGTGTAGAAGCAATCAATAAAGTAGCTGAATCTGAATCAATTTCAGTCAAACTACAAGAGGCAATATCAGTCAAACATGATTTTTTTTACTACTTGTTTGATTTTGGCTCGGAACAAGAATATGAACGATTCCAAGCATGTTTAGATTCTCATCAGCCAGTAGGTATTTTTTTGATTCCACAAGTAGAAGATTTCTTCTCTGATATTGTTGTCAAAATTTTTAATTATGAATTAATTAGAAAATATCAATACGGAGGATATACTAGTACTCCAAAATCTGCTACTAGAAAAATTCCTACAAGTCTTGCCTCAGATAAAGATTGTGACGATGAACAGGAAAGTTCCATTTCTGATGCTAATATTTTTCAGTTTCATCGCTCAACTATGACCAGTATTATACTTGGCAATACTGGGTTAGAGTTACTTGATTCGGAAAAATTCGATCAGCAGTTTGAACAGATATCTTTATCTGCCAATAAATATAATTCTGAACAGTTTTTTATTTTATTTCATTGTCCATCAGTATTAGAAATCCAAGCTCATCAGCAAGAAGATGCTTTAGGATACTTGGTAGATAGAGTTGCCAGTAAAATTCCTTTTACTTTTACTCTCAGATGTAAATACCCAAATGAAGCCTCTCTTGAGCATAAAGAAGAAGTATATGCTCATTTTCGTCTATTGCTAGAACTTCCATATTATCAAATAGAGGAAGATGATGCATCTTTGCGAGATTATTTTGTAGATTTGCAAAAGGCTCAGATACAGGCTGAATCACAGTTATTTTTAAAGATAAAACCCGAACATTTTTACAGTCTGAAATGGCAACAAGAAAGTAAAGAATATATCTATCTCAAGTATTTTGCTATTAAAACCTTAGAAAATCTAGGATATGAATTGTCTAATATTGGCTGTGAAGTTGAGTTGACCTCTAAGGATGAGGAAACACCAGATGAAGATACATCAGATGATTATGAAGAGTATCAAAGTGAAATTATAGAAGTCTATGTAAAAAATCAGGTAGTAGTTGAGATAGAAACTCTCAAATACCAAGAATTTCAGGATAATAATCTCTTTTTAGATCCCCTTAAAAGAGTTTTGAGAAAATCAAAAGTATGGCCGAATAAACTAGAAAGTCTTTGGTTGGTAATTCCCGGCTTTGAGATTGCCCGCAACTATTACCAACTAAAAAAAGCTAAGGAAATCTTAGAATATAAGTTATCTGGATATTATGGCGATCGCTTCCAGGTTGTAATCATGGCTCCTGATTATGAAAAACACCAATTAGTCCCAGTCTCATTTGATTCTATTGAATATCCATCCTTTGAGTATGGGGTTAAAAAACCTAGTTTATTACAGGCATATCCAGTTACTAATCGTGTTAAAGAATTTAAGCTGGACTTTAGCCAAGTAAAAGGACTAAACGAAGAAAAAGACAAACTAGATAAACTTCTCAAGCTGCAATCTAAGGGACACAAGGGTTCAATTGGTGGAATTCTTTTCTATGGATTACCTGGATGCGGTAAAACTCTACTGGCAAATGCTTTTGCTAATGAGTCTGGCAGATATTTCTTTAAATTCTCTCCTGCTGATATTGTCAGTGTTTGGATAGGTCAAAGTCAAAAAAATATTCGAGATATCTTTGCTCAAGCTAAGAAAAAAGCTCCTTCAGTTTTATTTATTGATGAGTTAGACAGTATTGGGTTTAATCGTAACGAAGACAACGCCCACACAGACCAAAAAGCAACTATTAATCAATTACTCATAGAACTAAATAATCTTCAAAATAGTGATGTGATTGTAATAGCTGCCACTAATTATTTGAGTGGTATAGATAGTGCTTTGAAACGTTCTGGTAGATTGGATTGGAAGATTCCTATCTTTCCACCGTCTCAAACAGAAAGAATAGAGCTATTCATACACTACCTGTCAAAAATTGATATGAATCAGCTAGTTAACTTTGAAATGCTGGCAGAGAAAAGTATGAAGTTTACGTCATCAGATATCGAGTTAGTTTGTCGAGAAGTTAGAAATGCTATTCTTCTAGAAGAAATAAGTTCAGCTTTAACAACTTCAGATGTGATTACTTACATCAATAATCTGCAAGATGGTGGTTTAAGTCTTAACCAAGAACAAGTCAAGGAATTTTTAGAAGAATGTAAAAGAATGAGTGTGAAGAATCCTAAATTAGAAACTCTGAAATTAGAATGGGATTTGTATTAG
- a CDS encoding alpha/beta hydrolase produces MRYFTKKLLLRSIGVVAIAYISSCLFLFVRQRYLIFSPTPQILTLPSSPDFFLPYKDVRLPITGSNEYIHGWWIPAPLPKEKVSLIPNEPVKILKSPKIFLYFCGAANNKGYYNYIGRLQAMRQLGFSVLVIDYRGYGSSKGNFPSESQLYQDSQIAWNYLVKVRQIPPEQIVIYGESMGGAVAINLAVKHPKASGLIVQSSFTSMAEEIKYRDWLRMFPIELLLTQKFDSISKVRSLRLPVLFIHGTDDSIVPSYMSQQLYDAAPEPKQLLLIPKGKHVQIYQPGSKSYLQAIQKFIQKVESQE; encoded by the coding sequence ATGCGATATTTTACTAAAAAACTGCTACTAAGAAGCATCGGAGTTGTGGCGATCGCCTACATTTCAAGTTGTCTATTTTTGTTTGTTCGGCAGCGTTATTTGATATTTAGCCCCACTCCACAAATCTTAACGCTACCTAGTTCGCCCGACTTTTTTCTTCCTTACAAAGATGTGCGTTTACCTATTACTGGCTCTAATGAATATATACATGGTTGGTGGATTCCAGCACCATTACCAAAAGAGAAAGTTTCTTTAATTCCAAATGAGCCTGTAAAAATTTTAAAATCACCTAAAATATTTTTATACTTTTGTGGTGCTGCTAATAATAAAGGTTACTACAATTATATAGGCAGACTTCAAGCAATGCGACAGTTGGGGTTTTCTGTATTAGTGATTGACTACCGAGGTTATGGTAGTAGCAAAGGGAATTTTCCTAGTGAGTCTCAGCTTTATCAAGATAGTCAAATAGCTTGGAATTATTTAGTAAAAGTCCGCCAAATTCCCCCAGAGCAAATTGTCATTTACGGTGAATCAATGGGTGGAGCAGTTGCTATAAATTTGGCAGTAAAACATCCAAAAGCTAGCGGATTAATTGTGCAAAGCTCCTTTACATCAATGGCAGAGGAAATAAAATATAGAGATTGGTTACGGATGTTTCCCATCGAGTTGCTGCTAACACAAAAGTTTGATTCTATTTCTAAAGTTCGTTCTCTACGTCTTCCCGTTTTATTTATTCATGGAACTGATGACAGCATTGTTCCATCCTACATGAGTCAGCAGTTATATGATGCTGCCCCTGAACCCAAACAACTTTTATTAATTCCAAAAGGAAAACATGTCCAAATTTATCAACCTGGAAGTAAATCGTATTTACAAGCAATTCAAAAGTTTATCCAAAAGGTAGAGTCTCAAGAGTAA
- a CDS encoding type II toxin-antitoxin system VapC family toxin, producing the protein MNGNRYMLDTNVIVALLQGNSQLIQLLQDADWIGVSVISQIEFLAFSGLSQEDRQLFEQFLQRVEVICLVASDAVLINKIIEIRQQYRVKLPDAIIAAMAIQNLATLVTADQEFAKVTILTVINW; encoded by the coding sequence ATGAATGGTAATCGCTACATGTTGGATACGAATGTGATAGTGGCTCTGCTTCAAGGAAATTCTCAACTTATTCAATTACTTCAAGATGCTGATTGGATTGGAGTTTCAGTTATTAGCCAAATTGAATTTCTGGCGTTTTCTGGGCTGAGTCAAGAAGATCGTCAACTTTTTGAGCAGTTTTTGCAACGAGTTGAGGTTATCTGTTTGGTGGCGAGTGATGCTGTTTTGATTAACAAAATCATTGAAATTCGCCAGCAATATCGGGTGAAACTACCAGATGCAATTATTGCAGCAATGGCGATCCAAAATTTAGCTACCTTAGTGACTGCCGATCAAGAGTTTGCGAAGGTAACAATTTTAACGGTAATTAATTGGTAG
- a CDS encoding type II toxin-antitoxin system prevent-host-death family antitoxin has product MKSISKSKLKSQLLEFLRLVESEGEEIIVTDRGKPVVKISKYAQTPSTEELFGEMRGKVKYFEDLTTPTTAEWTQL; this is encoded by the coding sequence ATGAAATCAATTTCCAAAAGTAAACTCAAATCTCAACTTCTTGAGTTCTTACGACTTGTAGAGTCAGAGGGAGAAGAAATTATAGTTACCGATCGCGGTAAGCCAGTCGTGAAAATTTCCAAATACGCACAAACACCTTCAACAGAGGAGTTATTTGGGGAGATGCGCGGTAAAGTAAAGTACTTTGAGGATTTAACTACACCAACCACTGCGGAATGGACACAATTGTGA
- a CDS encoding PIN domain-containing protein has translation MDTIVKIVLDTCALIWWSLDPAKLSEQAKEACNQMERDKNGLVPSIAIWEIALKIKNKKLSILTSM, from the coding sequence ATGGACACAATTGTGAAGATAGTCCTTGACACTTGTGCCCTAATCTGGTGGAGTTTAGATCCAGCCAAACTTTCTGAACAAGCTAAAGAAGCGTGCAACCAGATGGAAAGGGATAAAAATGGTCTTGTTCCGTCTATAGCTATATGGGAAATTGCTTTAAAAATCAAAAATAAAAAACTGTCAATCTTAACGAGTATGTAG
- a CDS encoding ABC transporter substrate-binding protein, which translates to MAIAIAIVACQSLQLPSKPLASTAVSIKLSGWGGSPVEQKLLRQVLREFEVQHPTIKVKYEVISDQYMDVIKTRLVGEAAPDVFYLDALEAPFLMSQNVLEPLESYITPEFDLTDFEDTLLDSFKYQNHIYGLPKDYSTLALFYNKKAFAAAGLSNPPATWDELRNYSKQLTGKLNKYGFGEIPELARQAYKIKAFGGQLIDQNGYATFASEAGLKGLELVVDQYQKDRSSAQKSDVGTNSGSEMFGQSKVAMVIEGNWAIPYLTETFPQVEFATAPVPTINGKKGTMVFTVAYVMNNLAQHKAEAWELISYLTGKEGMQKWTGTGFALPTRKSVAKNLGYDQDALRSPLVAGVDYATPWQVGKYPGAIVNNFENQFISALLGQQPLKQAMIKAQNEANQQIKAMD; encoded by the coding sequence ATGGCGATCGCGATCGCTATTGTTGCTTGTCAAAGTCTACAATTGCCAAGCAAACCGTTAGCATCTACCGCAGTTAGTATCAAACTTAGTGGCTGGGGAGGTTCTCCTGTTGAGCAAAAACTCTTGAGACAGGTATTGCGAGAGTTTGAGGTACAACATCCAACTATTAAGGTCAAATATGAGGTAATTTCCGACCAATACATGGATGTAATTAAAACTCGTTTAGTTGGGGAAGCTGCGCCAGATGTCTTTTACCTCGATGCGCTAGAAGCTCCTTTCTTGATGAGTCAGAATGTCCTAGAACCATTAGAAAGTTACATTACCCCCGAATTTGACCTAACGGATTTTGAAGATACCCTACTCGATAGTTTCAAATATCAAAATCATATTTATGGTCTTCCCAAAGACTATTCCACCCTTGCCCTGTTTTATAATAAAAAAGCATTTGCTGCCGCCGGGTTGAGTAATCCGCCAGCTACTTGGGATGAATTACGTAACTACTCGAAACAATTGACAGGCAAACTTAACAAATACGGCTTTGGGGAAATTCCCGAATTGGCACGTCAGGCTTATAAAATCAAAGCCTTTGGTGGGCAACTCATCGATCAAAATGGTTATGCTACCTTTGCCAGTGAAGCAGGTTTAAAAGGTTTAGAGTTAGTAGTAGACCAGTATCAAAAAGACCGTTCCTCTGCCCAAAAATCTGATGTAGGGACAAACTCAGGTAGTGAAATGTTTGGTCAGAGTAAAGTGGCAATGGTGATTGAGGGTAACTGGGCAATTCCTTACTTAACTGAAACCTTTCCCCAAGTAGAGTTTGCTACCGCACCAGTGCCTACGATTAATGGCAAAAAAGGCACGATGGTTTTTACAGTTGCTTACGTGATGAATAATCTTGCACAGCACAAAGCCGAAGCCTGGGAGTTGATTTCTTATCTCACAGGTAAAGAAGGAATGCAGAAGTGGACAGGAACAGGGTTTGCTTTGCCAACACGTAAATCAGTGGCAAAGAATTTGGGCTATGACCAAGATGCACTGCGATCGCCATTAGTGGCGGGAGTAGATTATGCTACACCGTGGCAGGTGGGAAAATATCCAGGTGCGATCGTCAATAACTTTGAGAATCAGTTTATCAGCGCCTTGTTGGGGCAGCAACCATTAAAGCAGGCGATGATTAAGGCACAGAATGAAGCTAATCAGCAAATTAAGGCGATGGATTAA
- a CDS encoding MFS transporter, whose amino-acid sequence MDFVQVETTAPLALEIPQISLPPTALSPTSRIPKDAIRTSLKASTADSVLAAVYSLGTGGILLSNFLVELGASPVVFGMLCSIPMLVNLIQPLGAYLSERSTSRFQYSLRTHGIGRLLWLALVIGIVGVSLEAINTHQLVILTLLIVLFSNLLGGLGTASWLSWVAMIVPRRLRGRYFGTRNSAANLTNLVCVPMAGLAVSHWYGGTLQGYGVILLISIVLGIAGLGCQYFQVDMNPRSQNTYYDKLTQTVEIQPEVAKDESSEVAQSIHPLQNQLTNSVWKNSNFLRFLLYFSFWNLAVNLSAPFFNLYMLDTLDLDVSYVTIYNSLQAGATLLMLILWGKLADKIGNRPILICIGILVAATPLLWLGIGANRFDIWLWLPLLHILAGGTWAAIDLCSNNIQLAIAPIKNQSIYFAIAAAVAGGSGALGATIGSFIVQFAQFGGLLGLFALSSLFRLAALVPLVFVKEPMRG is encoded by the coding sequence ATGGATTTTGTTCAGGTTGAAACAACTGCACCACTGGCTCTGGAAATTCCCCAGATTTCTTTACCACCAACAGCACTTTCTCCAACCTCTCGAATTCCCAAGGATGCGATTCGCACAAGTTTAAAAGCCTCCACTGCGGATTCTGTCTTAGCAGCAGTTTACTCTCTTGGAACTGGCGGAATTTTACTCAGCAATTTCTTGGTGGAACTGGGTGCTAGTCCAGTAGTATTTGGGATGCTTTGCTCTATCCCCATGTTGGTCAATCTGATTCAGCCGTTGGGTGCTTACTTGTCTGAACGTAGCACGAGCCGCTTTCAATATTCTCTTCGGACACACGGAATTGGTCGGCTGCTATGGCTGGCTCTAGTAATTGGTATTGTAGGCGTAAGTTTAGAAGCAATCAATACTCACCAATTAGTGATATTGACACTTTTGATTGTCCTATTCAGCAATCTTTTGGGAGGACTAGGAACCGCATCGTGGCTAAGTTGGGTTGCAATGATAGTTCCCCGACGATTGCGAGGCAGGTATTTTGGGACACGCAATAGTGCTGCTAACCTCACTAATTTGGTTTGCGTACCAATGGCTGGTCTAGCTGTATCACATTGGTATGGTGGAACACTGCAAGGCTATGGGGTGATTCTGCTAATAAGCATTGTGTTGGGAATTGCGGGATTGGGGTGTCAGTATTTCCAAGTGGATATGAATCCGCGATCGCAAAATACTTATTATGACAAGTTAACTCAAACAGTTGAGATTCAGCCAGAGGTTGCAAAAGATGAATCTTCTGAAGTCGCTCAATCAATTCATCCACTACAAAACCAATTAACTAATAGTGTTTGGAAAAACTCTAACTTTTTAAGATTTTTGCTGTATTTCAGCTTCTGGAATCTTGCTGTGAACCTCAGCGCTCCTTTTTTTAACCTCTATATGCTGGACACGCTGGATTTAGATGTGAGTTATGTGACTATCTACAATAGCCTTCAGGCGGGGGCGACTTTGCTAATGCTTATTTTGTGGGGAAAATTAGCAGACAAGATAGGCAATCGTCCCATCCTCATCTGTATTGGAATTTTGGTTGCAGCTACACCACTATTATGGCTAGGGATTGGTGCTAATCGCTTTGATATTTGGTTGTGGCTACCTCTGTTACACATCTTGGCTGGAGGTACTTGGGCGGCGATTGATTTGTGTAGTAACAATATACAATTGGCGATCGCACCAATTAAAAATCAGTCTATCTATTTTGCGATCGCAGCTGCCGTTGCTGGAGGGAGTGGTGCTTTAGGCGCAACTATAGGCAGCTTCATCGTCCAATTTGCTCAGTTTGGAGGCTTGCTAGGGTTGTTTGCCCTCTCTAGTCTATTTCGACTAGCAGCACTTGTTCCACTCGTTTTTGTCAAAGAGCCGATGAGAGGATAA
- the accD gene encoding acetyl-CoA carboxylase, carboxyltransferase subunit beta codes for MANNEESRGLKSLFDWFANRRKSGSTSLERQEREIADGLWHKCSKCSVLAYTKDLKANQMVCAECGHHNRVDSDERIRQLIDNNTWKPLDEHLRPTDPLEFRDRKLYSDRLRETQDKIGLIDAVHTGLGQINGLPIALGVMDFRFMGGSMGSVVGEKLTRMIEQATQRRYPVVIVCTSGGARMQEGMLSLMQMAKISAALQRHKDARLLYIPVLTNPTTGGVTASFAMLGDIILAEPKATIGFAGRRVIEQTLREKLPENFQTAEDLLQHGFVDDIVPRTQLKTTLAQLIALHQPVLTPPHMVLWETMSLTSTAAE; via the coding sequence ATGGCTAACAACGAAGAATCACGTGGTTTAAAGTCTCTATTTGATTGGTTTGCAAATCGACGGAAATCAGGATCTACCAGCCTTGAACGACAAGAACGTGAAATTGCTGATGGTTTATGGCATAAATGTTCTAAGTGCAGTGTCTTGGCATATACAAAAGACCTGAAAGCTAATCAGATGGTTTGTGCCGAATGCGGTCATCACAATCGGGTAGACAGCGATGAGCGCATTCGCCAATTGATAGATAATAATACCTGGAAACCTCTAGACGAGCATTTGCGTCCAACTGATCCGCTAGAATTTCGCGATCGCAAACTCTACAGCGATCGTCTGCGGGAAACACAAGATAAAATTGGCTTAATAGACGCAGTTCACACTGGTTTAGGTCAAATCAATGGTTTGCCCATTGCCCTTGGGGTTATGGATTTCCGTTTTATGGGTGGTAGTATGGGTTCGGTTGTGGGAGAAAAACTCACCCGGATGATTGAGCAAGCAACTCAACGGCGGTATCCTGTAGTGATCGTTTGCACCTCCGGCGGCGCGAGAATGCAAGAAGGAATGCTTTCCTTGATGCAGATGGCGAAAATCTCCGCAGCCCTACAACGTCATAAAGACGCGCGACTATTATATATTCCCGTTTTGACCAATCCCACAACGGGCGGCGTTACCGCAAGTTTTGCAATGTTGGGCGATATTATTTTGGCAGAACCCAAGGCAACCATTGGTTTTGCCGGTCGGCGAGTGATTGAGCAAACCCTACGAGAAAAACTCCCCGAAAATTTTCAGACTGCTGAAGATTTGCTCCAGCATGGTTTTGTTGATGATATCGTACCCCGTACTCAATTAAAGACCACCCTAGCCCAGCTGATTGCTCTACACCAGCCTGTACTAACACCACCTCACATGGTGTTGTGGGAAACAATGTCCTTAACTTCTACCGCCGCAGAATAG
- a CDS encoding A24 family peptidase: MDILFAISASVMVFALGASIGSFLNVIVYRLPAGLSILWPPSRCPKCLNQLKAYDNVPVFGWISLRGRCRYCKSKISVRYPVVEGVTGIIFLAVFLVFQVSTFTIGYWAFCSWLLALSLIDLDTMTLPNPLTQSGLVVGILFQMVVGYLSEGSSVALVNHLMMAIVGAVLGLWLFDAIALLGSIAFGKTAMGAGDAKLAAMMGAWLGWKYLLLASFIACALGALIGSGLIMHKRILLGRSKLRAASGRGAANEETLTHRLGQKMPFGPFLALGSLITLFSGEAILSTYLRLFFPAS, translated from the coding sequence ATGGACATTTTGTTCGCTATTTCAGCGAGTGTAATGGTCTTTGCTTTGGGTGCATCTATTGGTAGTTTTCTCAACGTTATTGTTTATCGGCTACCTGCTGGGTTGTCAATTCTTTGGCCGCCTTCTCGTTGTCCTAAATGCTTAAACCAGCTAAAAGCTTACGACAATGTACCAGTATTTGGCTGGATTTCATTAAGAGGGCGGTGTCGATATTGCAAAAGCAAAATTTCTGTCCGTTATCCCGTGGTAGAAGGGGTGACGGGCATAATTTTTTTAGCGGTTTTTTTAGTATTTCAAGTTTCGACTTTCACAATAGGCTATTGGGCTTTTTGTAGTTGGTTATTGGCACTATCGCTGATTGACCTGGATACAATGACCTTACCTAATCCACTTACTCAGTCTGGTTTAGTGGTAGGAATTTTATTCCAAATGGTGGTTGGTTATCTATCAGAAGGAAGTTCTGTCGCATTGGTAAATCACCTTATGATGGCCATAGTAGGTGCAGTCTTGGGCTTATGGCTATTTGATGCGATCGCCCTATTGGGTTCAATTGCCTTTGGGAAAACTGCAATGGGCGCGGGTGATGCCAAGTTAGCAGCCATGATGGGAGCCTGGTTAGGCTGGAAATATTTGCTCTTAGCTAGTTTTATTGCCTGTGCGCTGGGAGCCTTAATTGGCAGTGGTCTTATTATGCATAAACGGATACTCTTAGGTCGAAGCAAGCTACGCGCAGCGTCTGGTAGAGGAGCCGCTAATGAAGAGACATTGACACACAGGTTAGGACAAAAGATGCCTTTTGGCCCTTTTCTCGCTTTAGGATCTCTGATTACCCTGTTTAGTGGCGAAGCAATTTTGTCTACCTATCTGCGGTTATTTTTTCCAGCGTCTTGA
- the leuB gene encoding 3-isopropylmalate dehydrogenase: protein MTQNYRITLLPGDGIGPEIMAVAVDVLKVVGKQFDLKFEFQEALIGGAAIDATGEPLPSATLETCRNSDAVLLAAIGGYKWDSLPSNLRPEAGLLGLRAGLGLFANLRPAKILPQLIDASTLKREVVEGVDIMVVRELTGGIYFGKPKGIFATETGEKRGVNTMVYTESEIERIGRVAFEAARKRGGKLCSVDKANVLEVSQLWRDRITQLSQEYPDIELSHLYVDNAAMQLVRAPKQFDTIVTGNLFGDILSDAAAMLTGSIGMLPSASLGASGPGVFEPVHGSAPDIAGQDKANPLAQVLSAAMMLRYALDQPKAADHIEQAVFQVLEQGDRTGDIISPGKNLLGCRAMGDSLIKALEQK, encoded by the coding sequence ATGACCCAGAACTACCGCATAACTCTACTCCCCGGCGATGGCATTGGCCCTGAAATTATGGCAGTGGCGGTAGATGTGCTGAAAGTCGTAGGGAAGCAATTTGATCTGAAGTTTGAATTCCAAGAAGCACTTATTGGTGGTGCAGCAATTGATGCTACAGGCGAACCTCTACCATCTGCCACTCTAGAAACTTGTCGTAACAGTGATGCTGTATTACTTGCAGCAATTGGTGGCTATAAGTGGGATTCTCTGCCATCCAATTTACGCCCAGAAGCAGGTTTGTTAGGGCTACGCGCAGGTTTGGGCTTATTTGCCAATTTGCGTCCAGCGAAAATTTTGCCCCAGCTAATCGATGCCTCGACTTTGAAACGCGAAGTTGTGGAAGGCGTGGATATTATGGTGGTGCGCGAACTCACTGGTGGGATTTACTTCGGTAAACCTAAAGGGATTTTTGCCACAGAAACTGGTGAGAAACGCGGTGTAAATACAATGGTTTACACCGAATCAGAAATTGAGCGCATTGGGCGGGTGGCGTTTGAAGCGGCTAGAAAACGCGGTGGGAAACTTTGTTCGGTGGATAAGGCGAACGTATTAGAAGTATCTCAGTTGTGGCGCGATCGCATCACCCAACTTTCACAAGAATATCCAGATATCGAACTCTCTCATTTATATGTAGATAATGCTGCTATGCAGTTAGTACGCGCTCCGAAACAGTTCGACACTATTGTTACAGGCAATTTGTTTGGCGATATTCTCTCTGATGCTGCTGCTATGCTTACCGGTAGTATTGGGATGTTACCCTCAGCGAGTTTGGGTGCTTCTGGGCCTGGTGTATTTGAACCAGTTCATGGTTCCGCCCCAGATATTGCTGGACAGGATAAGGCCAATCCTCTAGCACAGGTTTTGAGTGCGGCGATGATGCTACGCTACGCCTTAGATCAACCAAAAGCGGCAGATCATATCGAACAAGCTGTATTCCAAGTTTTAGAGCAAGGCGATCGCACTGGGGATATAATTTCTCCAGGAAAAAACCTCCTGGGTTGCCGTGCTATGGGAGACTCACTCATTAAGGCTCTTGAACAAAAATAA
- a CDS encoding mechanosensitive ion channel family protein → MNFNQIGQVALQLLTLFGLKVLGAILIWLIAQRLIDFALKLVRRAFRSQQIDPTLINYLLNIIGVTLKIVLIVAILGFFGVETTSFAALLAAAGIAIGAAWGGLLANFAAGAFLIVFRPFKVGDFITAGGVTGTVTELGLFTTGINTPDNVLTIVANNKIFADNIQNYSANPYRRVDLVAQIHHDVKHNEAIALLKAKISQIPNVLQNPAPDVEIQDFNFAGPVLAVRPYCNNDHYWQVYFDTNKAIRETFSEAGYPVPEYRYTVNGSSPHAINNVIPPLSEIT, encoded by the coding sequence ATGAATTTTAATCAAATAGGTCAAGTTGCCCTTCAACTGCTAACTCTGTTTGGACTTAAAGTTTTAGGCGCAATCCTTATATGGCTGATTGCTCAACGCTTGATTGATTTTGCATTGAAGCTAGTACGACGTGCTTTCCGAAGCCAACAAATTGACCCGACACTGATTAACTATCTTCTGAATATCATTGGTGTTACGCTGAAAATTGTTCTAATTGTGGCAATTCTCGGCTTCTTTGGGGTTGAAACAACTTCCTTTGCCGCATTGTTAGCAGCAGCTGGCATTGCAATTGGTGCAGCATGGGGAGGACTACTAGCAAACTTTGCAGCAGGGGCATTTTTAATTGTTTTTCGACCCTTCAAAGTTGGTGATTTCATCACAGCTGGAGGTGTCACAGGCACTGTTACAGAACTTGGACTGTTCACAACTGGTATTAATACACCTGATAACGTCTTGACGATTGTTGCCAATAATAAAATCTTTGCTGATAATATCCAGAATTATTCTGCCAATCCTTACCGTCGGGTTGATTTGGTGGCTCAAATCCATCATGATGTGAAACATAACGAAGCGATCGCACTTTTGAAAGCGAAAATTAGCCAAATTCCTAATGTCCTTCAAAATCCAGCGCCGGATGTAGAAATTCAGGATTTCAACTTTGCAGGGCCTGTATTAGCAGTACGTCCTTATTGCAATAATGATCATTACTGGCAGGTTTATTTCGACACTAATAAAGCTATCCGTGAAACCTTTAGCGAAGCTGGGTATCCAGTTCCCGAATACCGTTATACAGTTAACGGTTCATCTCCTCATGCAATTAATAATGTCATCCCACCACTATCAGAAATAACTTGA